One Rosa chinensis cultivar Old Blush chromosome 5, RchiOBHm-V2, whole genome shotgun sequence genomic region harbors:
- the LOC112167636 gene encoding lactoylglutathione lyase GLX1, producing MAETEPKSVAPELLEWPKKDKRRLLHAVYRVGDLERTIKFYTEALGMKLLRQRDIPEEKYSNAFLGFGPEETNFVVELTYNYGVTSYDIGTGFGHFAIATPDVYKLVEDIRAKGGNVTREPGPVKGGNSIIAFVKDPDGYTFELIQRPSTPEPLCQIMLRVGDLERAISFYERALGLKLLRRIERPEYKYNIAILGYAEEDQTTILELTYNYGVTEYTKGNAYAQVAVGTDDVYKSAEVVDLVTKELGGKITRQPGPIPGLNTKITSFLDPDGWKTVLVDNEDFLKELQ from the exons ATGGCCGAGACTGAACCCAAATCCGTGGCTCCGGAGCTTCTGGAATGGCCGAAGAAGGACAAGCGCCGCCTCCTCCACGCCGTCTACCGCGTCGGCGATCTCGAGCGCACCATCAA GTTTTACACCGAGGCTCTGGGGATGAAGCTGTTGCGGCAGAGGGATATTCCGGAAGAGAAGTACTCCAATGCTTTTCTCGGATTCGGGCCCGAAGAAACGAACTTCGTAGTGGAGCTCACTTATAACTATGGAGTCACTTCCTATGATATTGGGACTGGATTTGGGCATTTCGCTATCGCTACTCCAGAT GTTTACAAATTGGTGGAGGATATTCGTGCCAAGGGTGGGAATGTGACTAGGGAGCCTGGTCCGGTTAAAGGTGGGAACAGTATCATTGCCTTTGTGAAGGACCCTGATGGTTACACGTTTGAGCTTATTCAGAGGCCTTCAACCCCTGAGCCGCTCTGTCAGATTATGCTTCGAGTTGGTGATCTTGAGCGCGCAATCAGCTTCTATGAAAGG GCACTAGGGTTGAAGCTTTTAAGGAGGATTGAGAGACCTGAGTACAAG TACAACATAGCTATCCTGGGATATGCTGAAGAAGACCAGACAACTATTTTGGAGCTGACTTATAACTATGGTGTGACCGAATATACCAAGGGGAATGCGTATGCACAG GTTGCTGTTGGCACTGATGATGTATACAAAAGTGCTGAGGTTGTCGACTTGGTAACAAAAGAGCTTGGAGGAAAGATAACTAGACAGCCAGGTCCAATTCCAGGACTCAACACCAAGATTACCTCTTTCCTGGACCCAGATGGTTGGAAAACT GTCCTGGTTGACAATGAGGACTTTCTCAAGGAACTGCAGTAA